Proteins from a single region of Murdochiella vaginalis:
- the ylqF gene encoding ribosome biogenesis GTPase YlqF: MSINWYPGHMKKATDEIRQKLSLVDLCCEIRDARIPSSSANEALRLLTAKKKHIILLNKKDMADAKETEKWIQALQQKGQTALAINAVHERPAKALYDLAATLLAEEQSKRKEQSRINREIRLLVYGIPNSGKSTFINAMSGKRSAAVGDRPGFTKQQQWIKTDADLLLLDTPGILPKKLTERQSLFLACTGAIRDDILPLQDIGYWLLELLLTLAPKAVTDRYSLAENEGERETLGVMESIARYTGSLLRGGEIDYTRTAAILLDDFRKLRFGRITLESAPIAQKDEE, encoded by the coding sequence ATGAGCATCAATTGGTATCCCGGGCATATGAAGAAAGCCACCGATGAAATTCGGCAAAAGCTATCTCTGGTGGATTTATGCTGTGAGATTCGCGATGCCCGCATTCCGTCATCCAGTGCGAATGAAGCGTTGCGCCTGCTTACAGCAAAAAAGAAGCACATCATACTGCTCAATAAAAAGGATATGGCCGATGCCAAAGAGACGGAAAAATGGATTCAAGCACTGCAACAAAAAGGACAGACGGCCCTTGCTATAAACGCTGTGCATGAGCGTCCGGCGAAAGCGTTATATGATTTGGCGGCGACTCTGCTTGCGGAAGAACAGAGCAAAAGAAAAGAACAATCGCGCATCAATCGGGAAATTCGTTTGCTGGTCTATGGCATTCCTAATTCCGGGAAATCCACATTTATTAACGCGATGAGCGGAAAGCGTTCCGCAGCGGTGGGGGATCGTCCGGGCTTTACGAAACAGCAGCAATGGATTAAAACCGATGCCGATTTGTTATTGCTGGATACCCCCGGTATTCTGCCAAAAAAATTGACGGAGAGGCAATCTTTATTTCTTGCCTGTACCGGCGCCATTCGGGACGATATTCTTCCCTTGCAAGATATCGGTTATTGGCTTCTTGAGCTACTTCTTACTCTTGCGCCGAAAGCGGTTACTGATCGCTACTCCTTAGCGGAAAACGAAGGAGAGCGGGAAACGCTTGGCGTGATGGAGTCGATCGCTCGTTATACCGGCTCGCTTTTGCGTGGTGGAGAAATCGACTATACGCGAACGGCTGCCATTCTTTTAGATGATTTTCGCAAGCTTCGCTTTGGAAGAATCACGTTGGAATCGGCGCCCATTGCTCAAAAAGACGAGGAATAA